A region of Bacteroidales bacterium DNA encodes the following proteins:
- a CDS encoding fasciclin domain-containing protein, translating to LASVLEGEGPYTVFAPTNDAFSDLLSELGVGSLDDLTAEQLEPILLYHVVSGKVMSGDLSNGYVNTVSPGPNSTNTTLLVNTDDGVTLNGSTSVTAADIEAYNGVIHVVDKVLLPPTVVDIAINNSNFSTLVDAVVKAELVETLSGEGPFTIFAPTNEAFEALFTELGISGISDLTKEDLVPILQYHVVSGNVRSGDLSSGSVETLNGDIQVDVGDEDVTINTDATVTAVDIQGTNGVVHVIDKVLLPSSE from the coding sequence TTGAAGGTGAAGGACCCTATACAGTTTTTGCTCCTACCAACGATGCTTTTAGTGACTTACTTTCCGAACTAGGTGTAGGCAGCCTAGACGATCTGACTGCAGAACAACTTGAGCCCATACTGCTTTATCATGTGGTTAGCGGTAAGGTAATGTCCGGTGATCTGTCCAATGGATACGTCAACACCGTGAGCCCGGGCCCGAATTCTACCAATACCACGTTGCTGGTGAATACAGACGATGGAGTAACACTGAATGGCAGTACTTCAGTAACTGCAGCGGATATAGAAGCATACAACGGAGTAATACACGTTGTTGATAAAGTATTGCTTCCGCCAACGGTTGTAGATATTGCCATCAACAACTCCAACTTCAGCACGCTTGTTGACGCGGTAGTAAAGGCTGAATTGGTTGAAACACTTAGCGGCGAAGGCCCGTTCACCATCTTCGCTCCAACAAATGAAGCTTTTGAAGCACTTTTCACTGAACTGGGTATATCGGGGATAAGCGATCTTACAAAAGAAGATCTGGTTCCCATATTACAATATCATGTTGTCAGTGGAAACGTACGATCGGGAGATCTCTCTTCAGGCAGTGTGGAAACACTGAATGGAGATATACAGGTAGATGTTGGTGATGAGGACGTAACCATTAATACCGATGCAACTGTTACGGCAGTTGACATACAAGGTACCAATGGCGTCGTTCATGTTATCGATAAGGTACTTTTACCTTCTTCTGAATAA